In Syngnathus scovelli strain Florida chromosome 11, RoL_Ssco_1.2, whole genome shotgun sequence, one DNA window encodes the following:
- the LOC125977722 gene encoding dihydropyridine-sensitive L-type skeletal muscle calcium channel subunit alpha-1 isoform X6 — MADSNGPPLSSFIMDEETLKRKQKEKLKKLMATGGNPRPARSLLFLTLKNPFRRACISIVEWKPFEIIILLAIFANCVALAVYLPMPEEDSNITNSNLESLEYIFLIIFSVECFLKIIAYGFLFHADAYLRNCWNILDFVCVSVGLFTVAVDAINHISGVEPVVGEKGGGFDMKALRAFRVLRPLRLVSGVPSLQVVMNSILKSMLPLFHITLLVFFMVTIYSIMALELFKCKMHKTCYYTGTDIVATVENEKPAPCAQAGNGRRCSINGTECRAGWPGPNHGITHFDNLGFSMLTVYQCITTQGWTDVLYWVNDAIGMEWPWIFFTTLILVGSYFVLNLVLGVLSGEFTKEREKAKSRGEFQKLRETQQLDEDLKGYMEWITQAEVLDNDNEGQSLLPTENGGSEAGSAGKMDTMQLIIYYYKQARKWNRWLRRKCLVYVKSKLFYWWVIMLVFFNTLAIATEHHKQSERLTKWQDNTNTLLLAMFSLEMFMKMYALGLSSYFMSLFNRFDCFVVSTGIMELILVQMNIMSVMGISVLRCIRLLRLLKVTRYWTSLSNLVASLLNSVRSIACLLLLLFLFIVIFSLLGMQVFGGKFNFSDQPKPRSTFDSFPQALITVFQILTGEDWNTVMYDGIMAHGGPSMPGILVSIYFIILFVCGNFILLNVFLAIAVDNLAEAESLTLAQKEKAEDKKRKKVFRTNLPNKTSEEKANLAKKLAEQKAKGIEGFPTTARLKIDEFESNVNEIKDPFPPADFPGDDEEEDPEIPESPRPRPMADLQLKEEAVPMPEASSFFIFGPQNKFRKLCHRIINATTFTNIILLFILLSSVSLAAEDPIDPMSFRNQVLAYADIVFTSVFTAEIVLKMTTYGAFLHKGSFCRNSFNILDLLVVSVSLLSMGMESSAISVVKILRVLRVLRPLRAINRAKGLKHVVQCVFVAVKTIGNIVLVTMLLDFMFACIGVQLFKGKFYSCTDPDKMTEEECKGWYIKYQEGALHEMEVRKRDWTNSELNFDNIFNGMLALFTISTFEGWPKILHKAIDSNMEDQGPVYNNRVAISIFFIVYLILIAFFMMNIFVGFVIVTFQEQGEQEYKNCELDKNQRQCVQYALKARPLRCYIPKNPYQYQVWYIVTSCYFEYLMFLLIMLNTMCLGMQHCNQSDHVSHLSDMLNVIFTVLFTVEMILKLMAFKAKGYFGDPWNVFDFVIVIGSVVDVILSEIDAALVSSGGLYCLHGCDAVDPMQAIASSENMSVSITFFRLFRVMRLVKLLNRSEGIRNLLWTFIKSLQALPYVALLILMLFFIYAVVGMQIFGKIALVDGTYINRNNNFQTFPQAVLLLFRCATGEAWHEVMLASMYGKKCDAKSDFLPGEEFTCGSNFAIIYFLSFYMLCAFLIINLFVAVIMDNFDYLTRDWSILGPQHLDEFKKIWAEYDPEATGRIKHLDVVTLLRRIPPPLGFGKFCPHRIACKRLVSMNMPLNSDGTVTFNATLFALVRTALKIKTEGNFEQANEELRAIIKKIWKRTSMKLLDQVIPPIGDDEVTVGKFYATFLIQDYFRKMKKRQEEYYGYRPTKKSATNEIQARLRNIEEEAAPELHRTISGDLLNEDEMDRVTDEAVEEIFRRQGGLFGNHSDPFAMETDVTSGNQATSQRPLQMAEGITNDHSKETAGRNEPRSAN, encoded by the exons GAAAGCCTGGAATACATTTTCCTCATCATCTTTTCTGTCGAATGTTTCCTGAAGATAATCGCCTATGGATTTCTTTTTCATGCCGATGCTTACTTACGCAACTGCTGGAATATTTTAGACTTTGTTTGCGTGTCAGTTGG ACTCTTTACTGTGGCGGTTGACGCTATCAATCACATCAGTGGAGTTGAGCCGGTAGTTGGCGAAAAAGGTGGTGGTTTTGATATGAAAGCTCTGAGGGCTTTCAGAGTCCTTCGACCACTCAGACTGGTGTCTGGAGTCCCAA GCCTGCAAGTGGTCATGAACTCCATCCTGAAGTCCATGCTGCCCTTGTTTCACATAACCCTACTGGTCTTTTTCATGGTCACCATCTACTCTATCATGGCTCTTGAGCTATTCAAATGTAAAATGCATAAAACATGCTACTATACAGGAACTG ACATCGTTGCAACGGTGGAGAACGAGAAGCCGGCCCCGTGTGCCCAAGCAGGGAACGGCCGTCGCTGCTCCATCAACGGCACAGAGTGTCGAGCCGGCTGGCCCGGCCCGAACCACGGCATCACGCACTTTGACAACTTGGGCTTTTCCATGCTGACTGTGTACCAATGTATTACTACACAAGGGTGGACGGATGTTCTATACTGG GTGAATGATGCCATTGGAATGGAATGGCCCTGGATCTTTTTCACCACACTCATCCTGGTCGGTTCTTACTTTGTGCTCAACCTGGTTCTTGGTGTGCTTAGTGG TGAGTTCACCAAAGAGCGAGAGAAAGCCAAGTCCCGGGGTGAGTTTCAGAAGCTGAGGGAGACCCAGCAGCTGGATGAGGACTTGAAGGGATATATGGAGTGGATCACCCAAGCTGAAGTCTTGGATAATGACAATGAAGGCCAGA GTTTGCTCCCCACTGAAAATGGAGGATCAGAGGCAGGAAGTGCCGGTAAAATGGACACGATGCAGTTGATCATCTATTACTA TAAACAGGCTCGCAAGTGGAACCGCTGGTTACGCCGTAAATGCCTAGTGTATGTCAAGTCCAAACTTTTCTACTGGTGGGTGATTATGCTGGTCTTCTTCAATACACTTGCTATTGCGACAGAACACCACAAGCAGTCCGAAAGGCTCACAAAGTGGCAAG ACAACACCAATACTCTACTGCTGGCCATGTTTTCCCTGGAGATGTTTATGAAGATGTACGCGCTTGGCTTGTCGTCGTACTTCATGTCGCTCTTCAATCGTTTTGACTGCTTTGTGGTGTCCACCGGCATTATGGAGCTCATCCTGGTCCAAATGAACATTATGTCGGTCATGGGTATCTCAGTGCTGCGCTGCATCCGCCTGCTACGCTTGCTCAAAGTCACCAG GTACTGGACCTCTCTGAGCAATCTGGTGGCTTCCCTCTTGAACTCAGTCCGTTCCATCGCCTGCTTGCTGCTCCTGCTTTTCCTCTTTATCGTCATCTTCTCCCTGCTGGGTATGCAGGTGTTTGGAGGAAAGTTCAACTTTTCGGACCAACCGAAACCCCGCAGCACTTTTGATAGCTTCCCTCAAGCCCTCATTACTGTTTTCCAG ATTCTTACAGGTGAGGATTGGAACACCGTCATGTATGACggtatcatggcgcacgggggacCCAGCATGCCTGGAATCCTCGTCAGCATTTACTTCATCATCCTGTTTGTTTGTGGAAATT TCATTCTTTTAAACGTCTTCCTGGCCATTGCCGTGGATAATTTGGCGGAGGCCGAGTCTTTGACTTTGGCACAGAAGGAGAAAGCAGAGGATAAGAAGAGAAAGAAAGTATTCAG GACCAACTTGCCCAACAAGACTTCTGAGGAAAAAGCAAATCTTGCAAAGAAATTAGCCGAGCAGAAAGCCAAGGGTATTGAGGGCTTCCCCACGACTGCTCGA CTCAAAATTGACGAGTTTGAGTCCAACGTGAATGAAATCAAAGACCCTTTCCCTCCAGCTGACTTTCCTG GTGACGATGAAGAAGAGGACCCCGAGATCCCGGAAAGTCCGAGACCCCGTCCGATGGCTGATCTTCAGTTAAAGGAAGAAGCGGTACCGATGCCAGAAGCCAGTTCCTTTTTCATCTTTGGGCCACAAAACAA GTTCCGCAAACTGTGCCATCGCATCATCAATGCAACCACGTTCACCAACATCATCCTCCTTTTCATCCTTCTGTCATCCGTTTCTTTAGCGGCTGAGGATCCCATCGACCCCATGTCCTTCAGAAACCAG GTGTTGGCGTACGCCGATATCGTCTTCACTTCAGTGTTTACAGCAGAGATTGTACTCAAG ATGACGACGTATGGCGCATTTCTGCACAAAGGCTCTTTCTGCCGCAACTCATTCAACATTTTGGATCTACTGGTCGTCAGTGTGTCGTTACTCTCCATGGGAATGGA ATCCAGTGCCATCTCCGTGGTTAAGATTCTGAGGGTGTTGAGGGTACTTCGACCGCTGAGAGCTATTAATCGAGCCAAGGGCCTCAAG CATGTGGTCCAGTGCGTGTTTGTTGCTGTCAAGACCATCGGGAACATTGTTCTGGTGACCATGCTGCTTGACTTCATGTTTGCCTGCATCGGAGTTCAGCTTTTCAAG GGAAAGTTCTATTCCTGCACAGACCCAGACAAAATGACGGAAGAAGAATGCAA AGGTTGGTATATAAAGTATCAGGAAGGAGCACTTCACGAGATGGAGGTCCGCAAGAGGGACTGGACCAACTCAGAACTCAACTTTGATAACATCTTCAACGGGATGCTGGCGCTCTTCACCATTTCCACATTTGAAGGATGGCCCAA gatcCTTCACAAAGCCATCGATTCAAATATGGAGGATCAAGGGCCAGTGTACAACAACCGAGTTGCCATCTCAATTTTCTTTATCGTCTACCTCATCCTTATCGCCTTTTTCATGATGAACATATTTGTTGGTTTCGTCATCGTCACCTTCCAGGAGCAAGGAGAGCAAGAGTATAAAAACTGTGAGCTTGACAAAAACCAG CGCCAGTGCGTGCAGTATGCTCTCAAGGCCCGACCGCTGCGCTGTTATATTCCCAAGAACCCATACCAATATCAAGTGTGGTACATTGTCACTTCCTGCTACTTTGAATACCTTATGTTCCTTCTTATAATGCTCAACACCATGTGCCTGGGAATgcag CACTGTAATCAGTCCGACCATGTTTCCCACCTATCTGACATGCTAAATGTCATTTTTACTGTGCTCTTCACTGTGGAGATGATCCTCAAACTGATGGCCTTCAAAGCTAAG GGTTACTTTGGAGACCCCTGGAATGTTTTTGACTTTGTCATCGTCATCGGAAGTGTCGTGGATGTGATTCTGAGTGAAATCGAT GCAGCACTGGTGTCCTCCGGAGGGCTCTACTGTCTCCATGGCTGTGAT GCAGTGGATCCTATGCAAGCAATTGCG TCTTCGGAGAATATGAGTGTGTCAATCACGTTCTTCAGACTGTTTCGTGTTATGCGTCTTGTGAAACTTTTGAATCGCTCTGAAGGAATAAGGAATCTCCTATGGACCTTCATAAAATCCCTTCAG GCTCTTCCCTACGTGGCCCTGCTGATTCTAATGCTGTTCTTTATATATGCTGTTGTTGGAATGcag ATATTTGGTAAAATTGCTTTGGTTGATGGTACGTACATCAACAGGAACAATAACTTCCAGACCTTTCCACAGGCTGTGCTGCTCTTATTCAG ATGTGCAACAGGTGAAGCCTGGCATGAAGTGATGCTCGCAAGTATGTACGGCAAGAAATGTGACGCCAAATCAGATTTCCTACCTGGAGAAGAGTTCACCTGTGGATCCAACTTTGCCATCATCTACTTCTTGAGTTTCTACATGCTTTGCGCTTTTCTG ATTATAAACCTGTTTGTGGCTGTCATTATGGATAACTTTGACTATCTGACCCGTGATTGGTCCATTCTGGGGCCCCAGCACTTGGATGAGTTCAAGAAAATATGGGCAGAATATGACCCAGAGGCCAC GGGGCGTATTAAACATCTGGATGTAGTCACCCTTCTACGGAGAATCCCCCCGCCTCTGGGTTTTGGCAAGTTTTGTCCCCATCGTATTGCCTGCAag AGGCTCGTCTCCATGAACATGCCGCTCAACAGTGATGGAACAGTCACCTTCAACGCAACGCTCTTTGCCCTGGTTAGAACTGCACTGAAAATAAAGACGGAAG GTAATTTTGAACAAGCCAATGAAGAGCTGAGAGCAATTATTAAGAAGATCTGGAAGCGTACTAGTATGAAACTGCTGGACCAGGTCATTCCACCCATAGGAG ATGATGAAGTGACTGTGGGAAAATTCTATGCCACATTTTTAATTCAGGATTATttcaggaaaatgaaaaaaagacagGAGGAATATTATGGTTACAGGCCGACAAAGAAAAGCGCCACAAATGAGATACAGGCAA gacttcgaaacaTTGAGGAGGAGGCTGCTCCGGAGCTCCATCGAACCATCTCTGGTGATCTACTCAATGAAGATGAGATGGACAGAGTTACTGATGAAGCTGTGGAAGAAATCTTCAGG AGGCAAGGCGGTCTTTTTGGAAACCATTCTGATCCCTTTGCCATGGAGACTGATGTGACCAGTGGCAACCAGGCTACAAGTCAACGGCCGCTGCAAATGGCCGAAGGGATCACTAATGATCACTCGAAAG AAACAGCTGGGAGAAATGAGCCACGTTCAGCAAATTAA
- the LOC125977722 gene encoding dihydropyridine-sensitive L-type skeletal muscle calcium channel subunit alpha-1 isoform X5 — protein MADSNGPPLSSFIMDEETLKRKQKEKLKKLMATGGNPRPARSLLFLTLKNPFRRACISIVEWKPFEIIILLAIFANCVALAVYLPMPEEDSNITNSNLESLEYIFLIIFSVECFLKIIAYGFLFHADAYLRNCWNILDFVCVSVGLFTVAVDAINHISGVEPVVGEKGGGFDMKALRAFRVLRPLRLVSGVPSLQVVMNSILKSMLPLFHITLLVFFMVTIYSIMALELFKCKMHKTCYYTGTDIVATVENEKPAPCAQAGNGRRCSINGTECRAGWPGPNHGITHFDNLGFSMLTVYQCITTQGWTDVLYWVNDAIGMEWPWIFFTTLILVGSYFVLNLVLGVLSGEFTKEREKAKSRGEFQKLRETQQLDEDLKGYMEWITQAEVLDNDNEGQSLLPTENGGSEAGSAGKMDTMQLIIYYYKQARKWNRWLRRKCLVYVKSKLFYWWVIMLVFFNTLAIATEHHKQSERLTKWQDNTNTLLLAMFSLEMFMKMYALGLSSYFMSLFNRFDCFVVSTGIMELILVQMNIMSVMGISVLRCIRLLRLLKVTRYWTSLSNLVASLLNSVRSIACLLLLLFLFIVIFSLLGMQVFGGKFNFSDQPKPRSTFDSFPQALITVFQILTGEDWNTVMYDGIMAHGGPSMPGILVSIYFIILFVCGNFILLNVFLAIAVDNLAEAESLTLAQKEKAEDKKRKKVFRTNLPNKTSEEKANLAKKLAEQKAKGIEGFPTTARLKIDEFESNVNEIKDPFPPADFPGDDEEEDPEIPESPRPRPMADLQLKEEAVPMPEASSFFIFGPQNKFRKLCHRIINATTFTNIILLFILLSSVSLAAEDPIDPMSFRNQVLAYADIVFTSVFTAEIVLKMTTYGAFLHKGSFCRNSFNILDLLVVSVSLLSMGMESSAISVVKILRVLRVLRPLRAINRAKGLKHVVQCVFVAVKTIGNIVLVTMLLDFMFACIGVQLFKGKFYSCTDPDKMTEEECKGWYIKYQEGALHEMEVRKRDWTNSELNFDNIFNGMLALFTISTFEGWPKILHKAIDSNMEDQGPVYNNRVAISIFFIVYLILIAFFMMNIFVGFVIVTFQEQGEQEYKNCELDKNQRQCVQYALKARPLRCYIPKNPYQYQVWYIVTSCYFEYLMFLLIMLNTMCLGMQHCNQSDHVSHLSDMLNVIFTVLFTVEMILKLMAFKAKGYFGDPWNVFDFVIVIGSVVDVILSEIDAALVSSGGLYCLHGCDAVDPMQAIASSENMSVSITFFRLFRVMRLVKLLNRSEGIRNLLWTFIKSLQALPYVALLILMLFFIYAVVGMQIFGKIALVDGTYINRNNNFQTFPQAVLLLFRCATGEAWHEVMLASMYGKKCDAKSDFLPGEEFTCGSNFAIIYFLSFYMLCAFLIINLFVAVIMDNFDYLTRDWSILGPQHLDEFKKIWAEYDPEATGRIKHLDVVTLLRRIPPPLGFGKFCPHRIACKRLVSMNMPLNSDGTVTFNATLFALVRTALKIKTEGNFEQANEELRAIIKKIWKRTSMKLLDQVIPPIGDDEVTVGKFYATFLIQDYFRKMKKRQEEYYGYRPTKKSATNEIQARLRNIEEEAAPELHRTISGDLLNEDEMDRVTDEAVEEIFRVSVQRQGGLFGNHSDPFAMETDVTSGNQATSQRPLQMAEGITNDHSKETAGRNEPRSAN, from the exons GAAAGCCTGGAATACATTTTCCTCATCATCTTTTCTGTCGAATGTTTCCTGAAGATAATCGCCTATGGATTTCTTTTTCATGCCGATGCTTACTTACGCAACTGCTGGAATATTTTAGACTTTGTTTGCGTGTCAGTTGG ACTCTTTACTGTGGCGGTTGACGCTATCAATCACATCAGTGGAGTTGAGCCGGTAGTTGGCGAAAAAGGTGGTGGTTTTGATATGAAAGCTCTGAGGGCTTTCAGAGTCCTTCGACCACTCAGACTGGTGTCTGGAGTCCCAA GCCTGCAAGTGGTCATGAACTCCATCCTGAAGTCCATGCTGCCCTTGTTTCACATAACCCTACTGGTCTTTTTCATGGTCACCATCTACTCTATCATGGCTCTTGAGCTATTCAAATGTAAAATGCATAAAACATGCTACTATACAGGAACTG ACATCGTTGCAACGGTGGAGAACGAGAAGCCGGCCCCGTGTGCCCAAGCAGGGAACGGCCGTCGCTGCTCCATCAACGGCACAGAGTGTCGAGCCGGCTGGCCCGGCCCGAACCACGGCATCACGCACTTTGACAACTTGGGCTTTTCCATGCTGACTGTGTACCAATGTATTACTACACAAGGGTGGACGGATGTTCTATACTGG GTGAATGATGCCATTGGAATGGAATGGCCCTGGATCTTTTTCACCACACTCATCCTGGTCGGTTCTTACTTTGTGCTCAACCTGGTTCTTGGTGTGCTTAGTGG TGAGTTCACCAAAGAGCGAGAGAAAGCCAAGTCCCGGGGTGAGTTTCAGAAGCTGAGGGAGACCCAGCAGCTGGATGAGGACTTGAAGGGATATATGGAGTGGATCACCCAAGCTGAAGTCTTGGATAATGACAATGAAGGCCAGA GTTTGCTCCCCACTGAAAATGGAGGATCAGAGGCAGGAAGTGCCGGTAAAATGGACACGATGCAGTTGATCATCTATTACTA TAAACAGGCTCGCAAGTGGAACCGCTGGTTACGCCGTAAATGCCTAGTGTATGTCAAGTCCAAACTTTTCTACTGGTGGGTGATTATGCTGGTCTTCTTCAATACACTTGCTATTGCGACAGAACACCACAAGCAGTCCGAAAGGCTCACAAAGTGGCAAG ACAACACCAATACTCTACTGCTGGCCATGTTTTCCCTGGAGATGTTTATGAAGATGTACGCGCTTGGCTTGTCGTCGTACTTCATGTCGCTCTTCAATCGTTTTGACTGCTTTGTGGTGTCCACCGGCATTATGGAGCTCATCCTGGTCCAAATGAACATTATGTCGGTCATGGGTATCTCAGTGCTGCGCTGCATCCGCCTGCTACGCTTGCTCAAAGTCACCAG GTACTGGACCTCTCTGAGCAATCTGGTGGCTTCCCTCTTGAACTCAGTCCGTTCCATCGCCTGCTTGCTGCTCCTGCTTTTCCTCTTTATCGTCATCTTCTCCCTGCTGGGTATGCAGGTGTTTGGAGGAAAGTTCAACTTTTCGGACCAACCGAAACCCCGCAGCACTTTTGATAGCTTCCCTCAAGCCCTCATTACTGTTTTCCAG ATTCTTACAGGTGAGGATTGGAACACCGTCATGTATGACggtatcatggcgcacgggggacCCAGCATGCCTGGAATCCTCGTCAGCATTTACTTCATCATCCTGTTTGTTTGTGGAAATT TCATTCTTTTAAACGTCTTCCTGGCCATTGCCGTGGATAATTTGGCGGAGGCCGAGTCTTTGACTTTGGCACAGAAGGAGAAAGCAGAGGATAAGAAGAGAAAGAAAGTATTCAG GACCAACTTGCCCAACAAGACTTCTGAGGAAAAAGCAAATCTTGCAAAGAAATTAGCCGAGCAGAAAGCCAAGGGTATTGAGGGCTTCCCCACGACTGCTCGA CTCAAAATTGACGAGTTTGAGTCCAACGTGAATGAAATCAAAGACCCTTTCCCTCCAGCTGACTTTCCTG GTGACGATGAAGAAGAGGACCCCGAGATCCCGGAAAGTCCGAGACCCCGTCCGATGGCTGATCTTCAGTTAAAGGAAGAAGCGGTACCGATGCCAGAAGCCAGTTCCTTTTTCATCTTTGGGCCACAAAACAA GTTCCGCAAACTGTGCCATCGCATCATCAATGCAACCACGTTCACCAACATCATCCTCCTTTTCATCCTTCTGTCATCCGTTTCTTTAGCGGCTGAGGATCCCATCGACCCCATGTCCTTCAGAAACCAG GTGTTGGCGTACGCCGATATCGTCTTCACTTCAGTGTTTACAGCAGAGATTGTACTCAAG ATGACGACGTATGGCGCATTTCTGCACAAAGGCTCTTTCTGCCGCAACTCATTCAACATTTTGGATCTACTGGTCGTCAGTGTGTCGTTACTCTCCATGGGAATGGA ATCCAGTGCCATCTCCGTGGTTAAGATTCTGAGGGTGTTGAGGGTACTTCGACCGCTGAGAGCTATTAATCGAGCCAAGGGCCTCAAG CATGTGGTCCAGTGCGTGTTTGTTGCTGTCAAGACCATCGGGAACATTGTTCTGGTGACCATGCTGCTTGACTTCATGTTTGCCTGCATCGGAGTTCAGCTTTTCAAG GGAAAGTTCTATTCCTGCACAGACCCAGACAAAATGACGGAAGAAGAATGCAA AGGTTGGTATATAAAGTATCAGGAAGGAGCACTTCACGAGATGGAGGTCCGCAAGAGGGACTGGACCAACTCAGAACTCAACTTTGATAACATCTTCAACGGGATGCTGGCGCTCTTCACCATTTCCACATTTGAAGGATGGCCCAA gatcCTTCACAAAGCCATCGATTCAAATATGGAGGATCAAGGGCCAGTGTACAACAACCGAGTTGCCATCTCAATTTTCTTTATCGTCTACCTCATCCTTATCGCCTTTTTCATGATGAACATATTTGTTGGTTTCGTCATCGTCACCTTCCAGGAGCAAGGAGAGCAAGAGTATAAAAACTGTGAGCTTGACAAAAACCAG CGCCAGTGCGTGCAGTATGCTCTCAAGGCCCGACCGCTGCGCTGTTATATTCCCAAGAACCCATACCAATATCAAGTGTGGTACATTGTCACTTCCTGCTACTTTGAATACCTTATGTTCCTTCTTATAATGCTCAACACCATGTGCCTGGGAATgcag CACTGTAATCAGTCCGACCATGTTTCCCACCTATCTGACATGCTAAATGTCATTTTTACTGTGCTCTTCACTGTGGAGATGATCCTCAAACTGATGGCCTTCAAAGCTAAG GGTTACTTTGGAGACCCCTGGAATGTTTTTGACTTTGTCATCGTCATCGGAAGTGTCGTGGATGTGATTCTGAGTGAAATCGAT GCAGCACTGGTGTCCTCCGGAGGGCTCTACTGTCTCCATGGCTGTGAT GCAGTGGATCCTATGCAAGCAATTGCG TCTTCGGAGAATATGAGTGTGTCAATCACGTTCTTCAGACTGTTTCGTGTTATGCGTCTTGTGAAACTTTTGAATCGCTCTGAAGGAATAAGGAATCTCCTATGGACCTTCATAAAATCCCTTCAG GCTCTTCCCTACGTGGCCCTGCTGATTCTAATGCTGTTCTTTATATATGCTGTTGTTGGAATGcag ATATTTGGTAAAATTGCTTTGGTTGATGGTACGTACATCAACAGGAACAATAACTTCCAGACCTTTCCACAGGCTGTGCTGCTCTTATTCAG ATGTGCAACAGGTGAAGCCTGGCATGAAGTGATGCTCGCAAGTATGTACGGCAAGAAATGTGACGCCAAATCAGATTTCCTACCTGGAGAAGAGTTCACCTGTGGATCCAACTTTGCCATCATCTACTTCTTGAGTTTCTACATGCTTTGCGCTTTTCTG ATTATAAACCTGTTTGTGGCTGTCATTATGGATAACTTTGACTATCTGACCCGTGATTGGTCCATTCTGGGGCCCCAGCACTTGGATGAGTTCAAGAAAATATGGGCAGAATATGACCCAGAGGCCAC GGGGCGTATTAAACATCTGGATGTAGTCACCCTTCTACGGAGAATCCCCCCGCCTCTGGGTTTTGGCAAGTTTTGTCCCCATCGTATTGCCTGCAag AGGCTCGTCTCCATGAACATGCCGCTCAACAGTGATGGAACAGTCACCTTCAACGCAACGCTCTTTGCCCTGGTTAGAACTGCACTGAAAATAAAGACGGAAG GTAATTTTGAACAAGCCAATGAAGAGCTGAGAGCAATTATTAAGAAGATCTGGAAGCGTACTAGTATGAAACTGCTGGACCAGGTCATTCCACCCATAGGAG ATGATGAAGTGACTGTGGGAAAATTCTATGCCACATTTTTAATTCAGGATTATttcaggaaaatgaaaaaaagacagGAGGAATATTATGGTTACAGGCCGACAAAGAAAAGCGCCACAAATGAGATACAGGCAA gacttcgaaacaTTGAGGAGGAGGCTGCTCCGGAGCTCCATCGAACCATCTCTGGTGATCTACTCAATGAAGATGAGATGGACAGAGTTACTGATGAAGCTGTGGAAGAAATCTTCAGGGTAAGTGTTCAG AGGCAAGGCGGTCTTTTTGGAAACCATTCTGATCCCTTTGCCATGGAGACTGATGTGACCAGTGGCAACCAGGCTACAAGTCAACGGCCGCTGCAAATGGCCGAAGGGATCACTAATGATCACTCGAAAG AAACAGCTGGGAGAAATGAGCCACGTTCAGCAAATTAA